GATGTTTCCGTCTGGTatgtttttcattaaaaatgtGTGCTATATATCCACTTTATGTGAATCAATATAACGTAAAATGTCAGGTCGCTATTACAAAGCTGCTGAGATTTCAAATCAGATAAAAGAATTCCAGCTATACTATAAATAGGTTGCTAAGATAGGTTGCTAAGGTTCACTCAATTCTGCTCACATAATATAAAGTTGCCAGTTCAAGATAAAAGAGAACAAGCTTATTCTTCATTCaccttttgaaattgtttttaacttgacagcatagaaaatataaatgttatcATACTTTCCTGATATTTTGTTGTTCTATATGTTTCTTCGAGTTCTAATGAATCTTGACATCGAATATTCCATTTATCAGCTTGGTGCGTAGTCTTACACGATGGCAGTGCACAGCTCTGCTGGCTAATTATGGGAACTGAATCACCTCAGTCCTCCTCATCATCTCTTTTCATCGTAGCATCTAGCTGTctttaattttttatttattaagcTAACTATAACCTCTTCTAGTTAGAGTATAATAGAAGGTAGACACTTTTCTTCCCATTCTCCTACTTCAATCCATTGTAACCAAAGGTGAGATAACTCTCATTTTCTCTTTTTCTGAGCGCTAAGATCCAAGCTCTAACGTCATGTcacatttctttttcaatttaaattttcTTTATTCACGTTTTCATTAACTTCAGTTGTCtatttttcagtattttatACCATTTTCTGGACTTATTTTGATATAGAAAGTTTAACTGATTTAATAGGACCATTATTTAAAAAGCCACTTACTGTACCAATATTATTTTGAGGTTCAGTGATCTTGTCAACTAATTTTACTTGACTAAATCTGCTAAAGATAGCTTGACACCCATACACATAGAACTGCATGACCCATAAACCGTCACAGATTAGCATAAATGTCACTGCCTTTATGCTGGGATTATACATACAACAAGACGTGTAAGGCTATGAACCATCCAGCTGGCTTTGATTACTATAGCCGCCGAATGACACAGGCGAGCCAACCCATGATTAACTTGGTTTCTCTATCAGTGGGGTTTACATTCACAGACTCACTTAACTATGAACGCTTCTGCGTGTCTTGACGGCAAAAAATAATGTACACTGATGTTCTGTTTTTAGTAACATAGTCCTATTTATTTTGTAACACTGCTTGGAAAAAGAACATCAATTAAAGCATGAAGCCATACAAAGGGCTATCCCATTGCTAGCTTATTTTCACTTCCATGAATATCCCGTAGTATTGGCCCACACCTCGCAATGACGCGTATATATAATTAGCTCGGCTCCACGGTAACTGCCGTTGAACGCTCATAGCTGTATCATTATCTATCGCAATAGTACTTTgtaatagactatcgctatgtCCATCTCAGTAATCACCCCTACTTGTATGGCCGACTATTCAGATGAATTTTAGGTAACTGTTATGTAATCATACAGATAACATGACATCGACTCACCCGTCCTTCGCGTCTGTACTTTAGGAtctgaaagtatatattttcagtatAAGTTAAAATACACATTCGTCAAAGGATTGGAAAGTATAATTCTTACAGAAAGTCCTTGAAATACCCATACTAGATCACTACCGTTTAAACGATTTGTTTTAGAGGAAGTGTGGTTGAGAAATATAACAGAGTCAGAATTTTATCAGTAGCTACATGCTATTATGTGGTTTGCTTCAACAGAGCAACTGGAAGTTCCCAGCTAAGACGCCTTTGAAGCCTAGAGCCATAGTAACTTGAATCTATGTTATGAACTGCATTTAACAAGGATATCACATGTCTACACAACCCGACACCGATAGTAAACTCCCAACCACAAGAAAGTCTACATCGAAAGATGAATAAAGAGAAAACGTTGACAACGTTCCTGTATTCATATCAAGGcatcaaacacaaaaacaaattatGTTCTTTGACTCATGGATGACCTGACTGATACTGAGACCAACAAATATGAATACGCTAAACATTGCGTAATTTACCTTAACTTTGTTAAAGTCCTCCTGTGAAAGTGTATCCATCCTCTGAAGATGGAACTGTTCAGACACTACTCTACGTGTGCTGTGTCCACCCAAAGTCCCAATACTGATATGACCTGCAGATGAGAAAGAGAAAGAAGCATCGCAGGGTTAAAGCCTTACATTACATTATTACATTACACGTCTCTAAAGATATATAATGCATTTCTCACAATACTAACTATTGGCTCTAGGGAATCTACCATATAATGTATTTCCCAGAGAAATGGGTATTTTGATCACAAAattctatttttaaaaattcgAATGAATTCATGCAACTTTGCATTAGGTCGACTCTCGTGCCCTCTACCaccgaacattatttcaagcgaacCCCGTATAGTTATGTCCCATGGAGCGCTCTTTACAAATGTAAAAGCgaccattcgtcaccactcgccgcTTCCGTAAACTCAAAGAAGACCCATCCCGCACTCGATGCTTGTTATGTGCGAAGATACGAGAAACCAATCAGAACGCGAGTAATCGATACAGAGGTTTGATAATGATAATGCCGACTACTTACATCGTTTATAGCATCATATGTTATTGTTGATTAGAAGATGAACAATACGTATCgtcatattgaaaatactaAGAACGTAGCTAACAAAATTGTGCTGTCGAATGTGAAGTGATTGATAAGAATCCTGCGATTGACGGTGAGagattcaaatatatatatcgaCTCTCACTGGTCCAACTGAATGTATTTCTGATGATCTTGCGGGCTTGTCGTGGTGATTGTAGGACAATGCAATTGTAAGTCGCTACGAGATTCAAATCACACTTAATCTTTGACATTGGGCTTATATTCCACATCTCTGGGAATATTTCAGTCTAACTTTTCTTTGGtcatttatatgtttttcaaGCGAATTTATTTAAAACCCCACCAGGGCTATGTCAGCAAGTTACACGAATGTtcagtttaaaaaatattttaaaatcatttttGATTTTCTGCTTTGGAAATTGATGTAGCTGTATTTGTatgaatttatttgcatattcaaTGAAACAAATCCCATTTATTCTTATTAAACCCTTTACAGAAATATAATTGGAAATATAAGGGGAACACCAGATAATTACTGCAAAATATGTCTTTAACAGATATGTTTGTCCCTTCTTTCAGTTGTATCAAGGGCGTTTAATTCTCTCAAATAATTATGCAAAACCAAAAGCTGTAATACAATGTACACGTAAGAGTAATTCGGTGATATTACGTACTATCGGAATCAAACAAGAATAGAGCTATCGTGCCTGTTTGAAGCCGTTGTGATGTTCCTACGACAGAATGAAATCCTTCCAGAGGGGCCCGAGTCGCTATTGGGCTTGTGCGGGAGTAACACGTGTTGGTCACGAATGGTCACGTGTGACGGAAACTAGGTCGTCAAACAAAGACAACACCGCGTGCGACAGTTTCCGATGTACGGATCAATCGTTTACATTCCATACGTGTCAAATGTCAAGTGTTCTCTGTTTGAAAGCTGTTGGCCTCGAAGTTTCAGCTATCGATTTCACTCAATTCTTaagggataataagtcttttattgCATTACTGAGAAGCCAAAGTGGCTGAATATGgccaatatatatttatagaaaTAATATAGGTAAAACTATTGTCGAAAGTAAATGACATTGTGCCTCGAATAACGCTGAAAAGCTTTCACTATACATGGCAGAACAGAAACAACCGATTGTTGTCTTTTCTTGAATGTTACAAAACCAGTAATTCTGAATCTTGACAGTAACTTGAATAAAAAATCATTTACGTAATACGTCCAATCTTAAATCTGAGTAATCTGAGTGATGGCGTAATATAGGTAGCGTTTTACTCAATGTTGAAGTAGAAAAACGTGTGcatacagcgttcgaaataattgCCAGGCCCGGGGTCTCAACGCCGGTTATTGTTGTatcgggccggcagtttcaaatatgtgcggACCCTTATGGCCGTCACTTAATGTTctgtcaattatttttcaacagGAATGTTTTCCAATTTGTCCTTTGATAACGTTCGGAAATCATCCACGACccatcatgttacgataacttacTGGTTTCACTTCCTAGTATTTTAGCAGTTGGCATTGGAATGTCAACAAGAGTCaaacaatatattcaaatattttctccTCTGTGTCCCATAGGATTCGCTTCATTTTGTAGATTTTGTTTGACTTTAACCAactgggcctgcagatttcattcatggcctgtagattttgaagCTTGCATGTTGCAGCAGGCCCCGATGGCCGGCCGGTAAATTGAACTACGTGTATTGCAAACTGTGTGCATATGCTTTGCAGTTACAGAACTGTATATATTTCTCACAAGAAATAAAGATTGAACCATAAATACGTACACCGAGTGCATCAATATGCGTCAGTTATCAAATCGCAACCAACAAAAGTTCTCACCTGATAAACCACCTAAAGAACGGAACACGTGAATCATTTGAGCTGACTCCACAATAGAATGGGGTACCTGTCATTGAAGGTGTATCAAGTCTGCTTTCGTGTGATTGTATGCTTCCTCAACCAGAGAAAGGGATACGTGTTATTTAACAACATGAATCATGTGTGCTCTCGTGTGGTTTCTCTCCTCGAGAGTGGGACACGTGTTGTTAAAGCACATGAATCGCATGTACCTTTGTGTGAAGCACACAAATCGTGCGTTTCCGTGTGGTAGTGTGCTTCCTCTACTAGAGATTGGGACATGTGTCATAAAAGCACACAAATCATGTGCTCCCGTGTGATCGTGTGCCACCTCTATTAGAGAATGGGACACCTGTTGTGGAAGCACATGCATCATGTGTACCCTTGTGTTCTACCTCTACCAGAGAATAGGATACGCGTTCGTGAAGCTCATGAATCATGTGTTCGCGTGTGGTAGTGTGCTTCCTCTACTAGTGAATGGGACATGTGTTACCTAAGCACATGAATCATGTGCTCACGTGTGATCGTATGCTACCTCTACCAGAGAATGGGACACATGTTACCTAAGCACCAGAATCATGTGCTCACGTGTGATCGTATGTTACCTCTACTAGTGAATGTGACACGTGTTACCTAAGCACATGAATCATGTGCTCAGTGTGGTCGTGTGCTTCTCTACGAGAGAATAGGACCCGTGTTGTTGCAGCACAAGAACCACGAGGGCGCCTGTTTGACAGTGCAGAGACTGATGTTAACGGGTCGCGCATGGAACCACATAATCAacattcaaaattaagtttacCTTCGTTTGTGCAGACTGGCTTAAACTTTGGAGACATCGTGGCTAGAAGAAAAATACCTGTACTTTCATTATGTCCTCCCGAGTGAAAGTTTCGGTGTAAAGCAAGCACATTCtcatatgaaaacaaaatatccgATTCTTATTAAAACCCTGAAGAATCAAGTACAATTCTTCTGACTGTGTACCTGTATTGGTTAGTAAATATCTGATCATGCcacatgtatatttcactgtACGCACGAATATGTCATGTATAGTAGTACCTTCAAGCATGCTCGAATAACATGGACCCATGTGGTTACAACTGTTTGCAAAAGAATCCAGTAATCGGCTTGACACGGCAAATAGTCAACAttttaaatcaacattttgttcTATGATTGCTATCTGTACCTCCTACGTCGCAACGTACATGCACAGAAATTCCAGACGATGTACATGGCAAGGCGTAAGTGTCTAAATTGTGAAAAATAATTGTGCACCTACCTGGGAAACGCAGTCTTTGTAGAAGTTGTGTAAGCCATTGCTTTTCTCTTGTATCTACcaattcaaaacatttcagaCAATCTGGAACGGCGACAGGTGTTATCATTAATGGCACAATGTTGCCGTGGTTGTAGCAGATGCTGTAATGAACAGCCAGATTTAGCTGGTACATCGACCACTTAGACTGGACAAACTCCGGCGATAGGACAACGATGACCCAGTGAGAGTATTCCAGGAACTCCTGAAACAGATCTATGATGTACTTCCCACCACAGCTGAAATCCCGATCGTATTCAGCACATTTTATGCCATACTTCCTGGACTCCAATTTGTTGATCAAGTTCATAACCCACTTACTGTCGGTATTTGCGTGACAGAAATACGCCACATATCTCTTGAAATCAGCGTTGCGTTTCGTCATTTTGAAATCTTAAATACTGTTTTATAGTCACGTCGGGATACACGTCCATAACCCAGTTTGTGTCAGCACTGACCTGGCAGAAATATTCCCAATATGGTATTCTCTGTTCCGAAAGATTCAGACATGAAAGACCAGACCGATCATGATTAAATAGCTTGTCGGATTTAACCTGTTTGAGTGTGGAAGACGGTGGTGAGACATATAGTTGACGATAGCTTTATAGTATGATGTGAAGTTCAATAGTTGATTCTCGAATAATGCCACGTCAGGCTGATCACATGATAAACAACAAGCACTGGTCCTAAAATACCTCCACACCAAGCGTGTGATGTAGACGGAAGTCCGACTGGCTTGGCGGATATGTTAGTGGGCGCACGGagtctctctctatatataaatagagagagagaagaaattcctcgaaaagccgctgaacgtatgtctagcctcgtcacgtgaccagtgtagACAATATGGCGACAGCGTAGTGTTTAAGACTGAGCCCggtttgttttcaacagctgattacattcgctgagtgttttAACAACTGAAAACCTATATGTAGAAAATaagtcacttcagtttaagtgaaataattgttattagtgtcagtattgggacagtagatttgtagttaaaagtcaaatgcaacaaaaaaatcaaacataattaaaacacagttatcacttatgcAGTGCATATATTATGCATTGGTGCTTgtgaaatacaaataaacaaaatcataagcgCACAATCGCAATTCAGaagtacaatattttgtacttggacttacgtccctcgaaacgaagccctctgGAGACCGAatccagtcatagcgggtgggtgtgcactcaagtataATGAAGGCTTCCGATTggttggttcatttgccgatacgctgagggctcattgtgtgtacagaatgATGATCTGTTTGTTGGGCATtatagaagtatggcgagtcacaagaaagcaagattctttatggataacaaagaACTTGAtacgtcgtttcagtatggattccatgtcaaaacattgattacagaactgTCTCGTTTCTTGTTTActtggttccgtcctattgcacaacttagtgcaataaccagtccagacgTTTTAGACTCTTTAATTTAAAGGtcaaatgcaaccaaaaaatcaaacataatgaaaacacatttatcacttattcataacatataatatacactgctgctttcagaaaacaaataaacacaattataagcgtacaatcgcgattcaaaagtgcaatattttgtacttacttccaccgaaacgaagccctcgggagaccgaacccagtcataccgggtggatgtgcactcaagtgtaacgacggcttccgattggctgtttcatttgctgatatgctgagggttctttgtgtgtacagaaagatttgtttgatgggcattttagaagtataaccagtcacaagaaagtaagattctttatggataacaacttctttttgtgtacttgatgcatcgtttcagtatggattcatatactgttgtcaaacaaaatcatatacacgaaaagaagtcgttatccatgaagaacgtatatagagatgttgggtttggaaaatacatgttctgtgaatttgcgctcgatccaataaaatcatgtcagtagagatggtaaactactgcgtggctggaatctgtcattcgtccaagtacatagcaggacttgaaactgacaggaGTTTGCttcagtttccgtcagatccagtcatccgaaaaaaaggaatgtagtttgtttgcaacccgcagacataaaaacatgtcatgagtATCACACTCGCCTAATCACATAATgaggcagacacgggactcgggtgcacgagtcataatcaacttattttctttatgtcgtatagtctgataggtgttaagttcagaTTGCACGTGgccaatgattgaagctgtgtactgcttgttgtcttcagcagacagacatataggtgtgaataaaccagacactgagctttctctgtgacagagactgcttaccacaatcaacaagttgttttacgtaacgagtagattatttacttgtttgtgtacacaaccaagattagactactgctcacgacctcagacgctgggcatgcatactgtttcaagctccgcgaacctattcactgtgcatgcgttgtggacgcagcgcagcacagctgttgaaaccagtttagtgaaacgtttgaactccgatttcgcgggctttttttttcatcgcgttttttttcaactttataagttgaattggcattttttatgatttgtttcggtaagtgcatatcgaaaggtaccagaatctgcaaagttgtgttttacgttgcatgtgacctttaactggatgcataaatgtAAATCAGTATGATCAGTATGCTCTGTCATACAGCGTGCTCTGATaaacagaaacctggaaatcgtggaaatctcaaaacgaggctctgccgctagaaaagaTTGGcgaactgatattacatcaacctcattgtgcgttacaaaACTACCCTGGTTAAGCGCAAAACATACGTAACAGGTTCAAcgagtgagccagatgcattgtgaatcattttacgatctCAACAAACAGGGTCATTCTGTGATTCCATTGTTAAGGCATGCTGcctcaacctcgacataaagtatagaaagacggtgttattaaagtttgaAATTACAAGTCACTtgcaaataccattttcttacgaaacaattggaattcagtttaaccagagttgtttgttgTGCCAATTTGCACTTTCagacgagaaaattcggatcggctaaAAAGTAGGTCAATGTGTGAATATGTTAGTGAGACTTTTGTTTCGGTATGTATGCCGTTATCAAACAAGATCATATAAACGAGAGgaagatgttatccataaagaatgtatatagagatgttgggttttgtaaacacatgttctctgaatttgcgttcgattcAATAAataatcatctcagtagagatggtgaactactgcgttcctggaaactgtcattcgtccaagtacaaagcaggacttgaaactgacaagagtttgcaccactttccgtcagatccagtcatccgagagaaatggacgtagtttgtttgcaacccacagacataaaaaacatgtcatgtgtacaagtatcacatctGCCTAATTGTGACAGAGACAGGA
The nucleotide sequence above comes from Haliotis asinina isolate JCU_RB_2024 chromosome 5, JCU_Hal_asi_v2, whole genome shotgun sequence. Encoded proteins:
- the LOC137284272 gene encoding uncharacterized protein isoform X1, with the protein product MTKRNADFKRYVAYFCHANTDSKWVMNLINKLESRKYGIKCAEYDRDFSCGGKYIIDLFQEFLEYSHWVIVVLSPEFVQSKWSMYQLNLAVHYSICYNHGNIVPLMITPVAVPDCLKCFELVDTREKQWLTQLLQRLRFPATMSPKFKPVCTNEGHISIGTLGGHSTRRVVSEQFHLQRMDTLSQEDFNKVKILKYRREGRNFLDKARRAKEPSRSFSVGGIMRRVSAATCNNRHSKDKRRQHCLSEEFGRKTVIGSDDDGVTYTVPNSVLDSGNHAKIVRLHNGIGKQRIDADSLLG
- the LOC137284272 gene encoding uncharacterized protein isoform X2, with product MTKRNADFKRYVAYFCHANTDSKWVMNLINKLESRKYGIKCAEYDRDFSCGGKYIIDLFQEFLEYSHWVIVVLSPEFVQSKWSMYQLNLAVHYSICYNHGNIVPLMITPVAVPDCLKCFELVDTREKQWLTQLLQRLRFPGHISIGTLGGHSTRRVVSEQFHLQRMDTLSQEDFNKVKILKYRREGRNFLDKARRAKEPSRSFSVGGIMRRVSAATCNNRHSKDKRRQHCLSEEFGRKTVIGSDDDGVTYTVPNSVLDSGNHAKIVRLHNGIGKQRIDADSLLG